Genomic segment of Gloeocapsa sp. PCC 7428:
TTCCCGTCATTGCGAGTAACATCGGGCAAATCTCGCACGTGCTTCAAAACCGCGTAAATGGACTTTTGTATTCGCCTGGTGACGTGTTGCAGCTAGCAGCATTACTTTATCATCTGCGGTGGCAGCCAGAATTGCGATCGCGTTTAGGTCAAGCCGCAAGACAAACGGTGCTAGCAAACCATACGTGGGATGCGATCGTGCAACAAACACTTGCTTTAGTAAGTTCTTCGGGTGTGGAGGTTAGTTAATCGATGGGTCGTCGTCCGCAGAAACTGCAAGAAATTGTGCCTAGCTTTTGGCAGATATTGCAGCGCTTTCGCCCTTATATTCAAAAACAGCAAGCATTAGTGATTGGGTCGATGTTGTCACTACTCGCTGAGGTTGGGCTGCGACTTTTAGAACCTTGGCCCTTAAAGTTCGTGTTTGACCGCGTGATCGATCCCACAGGCGAAGGATCGGGAATTCCTTTTGTTGATAATCTCACGCCAACAGCACTGTTATGGCTATCCGCGTTAGGACTCGTGGTCATAACAGGACTGCGATCGCTTGCAGCTTATGGAAGCACTGTCGGTTTTGCCTTAACAGGAAACCGCGTCCTGACTGAGGTACGCAACGATTTATATCGCCATTTGCAAAGTTTATCGCTGTCGTTTCACACCAAAGCCAAAGGTGGCGAATTGACAATTCGCGTCATTAGTGATATTGGATTGCTTAAAGATGTCATTGTCACAGCGTTTTTACCTTTACTTGGTAATGCGCTGATTTTGGTGGGGATGGTAGCGCTGATGTTCTGGTTGCATCTAGAATTGATGCTGCTAGCACTGCTGACCGTACCACTGTTTTATATTGCGACAGCGCGGTTAACTCGCCGCATTCGCGATGTATCGCGCCAACAACGCCAGCGCGAAGGTGCAATGGCAGCAACAGCTGCTGAATCAATCGGCGCGATTAAAATTGTCAAAACGCTGTCGTTAGAAGAAACGTTTGCGCAGACTTTTTCGGGTCAAAGCCACAAAAGCTTAAAAGATGGCGTCAAAGCTAAACGGTTAGAAGCAAGTTTAGAACGTACGGTCGATTTGTTGATTGCGATCGCAACAGCAATTGTGTTAGGACGCGGCGCGCAATTAGTCTTGAATAATGCACTGACGCCTGGTGACTTGCTGGTGTTCTTGTCTTACTTAAAAAACGCTTTTAAACCCGTCAAAGACTTTGCCAAATACACCGGAAGACTCGCCAAAGGAACCGCCGCAGGCGAACGAATTATTGACTTACTCGACCAAAAACCCGAAGTTCAAGACCTTCCAGGCGCAAAACCCGCACCGCCATTTCAAGGATATGTCGAGTTTGAAAATATCACCTTTGCCTACGAACCAGGACACCCCACACTCAAAGACATTAATTTTAGCGTCACTCCAGGTCAGCAAGTTGCGTTAGTCGGGCATTCGGGAAGTGGTAAATCGACATTAACGAGTTTAATTTTGCGGCTTTATGATCCCGATCAGGGTCGCATTTTAATTGATGGACGCGATATTCGCGAATATACAGCAACATCACTGCGATCGCAAATTAGTGTCGTTTTGCAAGAAAGTTTGTTATTTGCTGGGAGTATTTGGGATAACATCGCCTATGGTTCGCCCAACGCCACACCAGAGGAAATTATCACTGCTGCAAAAATTGCGAATGCGCACGATTTCATTCAAAATCTGCCGCAAGGTTATGATACCCTCGTCGGCGAACGCGGGGTGACGCTTTCAGGAGGACAACGCCAACGCATTGCGATCGCCCGCGCTGCTGTACGTCAAGCACCCATTTTGATTTTGGATGAACCGACAACAGGTTTAGACCAAGAAAATGAGCAAGTTGTCGTCGAAGCTTTAGAAAGACTTGCTTGGGGTAAGACGACTTTCACGATCGCCCACGATCTCTATCTCGCAGCGCGTGCTGATTTGATTCTTTATGTTGAAAACGGACGTATCTTAGAACGCGGTACGCATCAAGAACTGATGCAAACCAACGGTCGCTATGCCGAATTATACGACATCCAAACCGCACAACGCGACCTCAACAATCGTCAGGAGGCAACTCATGTTACCCGCTGATAGCAGCTTAATTCGTCGCGATGCTGAATTACCAGGATTAGCTGTACTACTCGATGTTGATGCTTTTGCAACTGCGTTACAAACGTCGCTACCTGAAATCAACATCCAATCAATTCGTAGCACGTATGTAAGATACAAACGCAGTACCAACTGTTTAGTCGCTTATGAATTAGAAGTCGCCGGAACCAAAGTACCAATTTATGCTAAAGCCTTTGGTGCAGATAGCTGGAATAAACTGCAAAAGTTTAAAAATTGCACCAGCGTACCAGGATCTTTAGGAGTTGGTCGCTTGATTCTAGAAACGCACGGAATCGCAGTGTGTTTTTTCCCTAACGATCGAGATCTCACACAACTTCCGCAGCTTGTGAATTTAGATTGCAAGCAATTGCTGTGTGAAATGTTTGTAACTAATTTACAACCAACACAATTAATTAACTTACGCTACAAACCAGAAAGGCGTTATGTAGGACAACTGCGCACTGATAATCACATCCAAGCCGTACTGAAAGCGTATACAAAGGAAGACTACCCGCAAGCTAAAACCAACGCGCAAGCTTTTCATGCAGGTACAGTTTTACACATCGCGCCAACTTTGGGCTATTCAGACCGCGATCGCCTTTTAGCTTTGAAGTGGATACCGCGTTTACCATTGAATGATGCG
This window contains:
- a CDS encoding ABC transporter ATP-binding protein, which encodes MGRRPQKLQEIVPSFWQILQRFRPYIQKQQALVIGSMLSLLAEVGLRLLEPWPLKFVFDRVIDPTGEGSGIPFVDNLTPTALLWLSALGLVVITGLRSLAAYGSTVGFALTGNRVLTEVRNDLYRHLQSLSLSFHTKAKGGELTIRVISDIGLLKDVIVTAFLPLLGNALILVGMVALMFWLHLELMLLALLTVPLFYIATARLTRRIRDVSRQQRQREGAMAATAAESIGAIKIVKTLSLEETFAQTFSGQSHKSLKDGVKAKRLEASLERTVDLLIAIATAIVLGRGAQLVLNNALTPGDLLVFLSYLKNAFKPVKDFAKYTGRLAKGTAAGERIIDLLDQKPEVQDLPGAKPAPPFQGYVEFENITFAYEPGHPTLKDINFSVTPGQQVALVGHSGSGKSTLTSLILRLYDPDQGRILIDGRDIREYTATSLRSQISVVLQESLLFAGSIWDNIAYGSPNATPEEIITAAKIANAHDFIQNLPQGYDTLVGERGVTLSGGQRQRIAIARAAVRQAPILILDEPTTGLDQENEQVVVEALERLAWGKTTFTIAHDLYLAARADLILYVENGRILERGTHQELMQTNGRYAELYDIQTAQRDLNNRQEATHVTR
- a CDS encoding aminoglycoside phosphotransferase family protein, producing the protein MLPADSSLIRRDAELPGLAVLLDVDAFATALQTSLPEINIQSIRSTYVRYKRSTNCLVAYELEVAGTKVPIYAKAFGADSWNKLQKFKNCTSVPGSLGVGRLILETHGIAVCFFPNDRDLTQLPQLVNLDCKQLLCEMFVTNLQPTQLINLRYKPERRYVGQLRTDNHIQAVLKAYTKEDYPQAKTNAQAFHAGTVLHIAPTLGYSDRDRLLALKWIPRLPLNDAIAQPQLNDNAITLTGAALAEIHAQNPAHLNILSRNAEAQSLLSIADDLSFIYPPIANLAQNLARQFAERLLALPQLTYPIHGDFNAEQVLLSENNVTILDFDRAVRSDPAADLGSFLARLERDNLCGDLSSYRLQQIKAALLQSYQAPHLDNRIELYTAIALFRLACEPFRYRESNWYEKTVAILQQAELILQRSLFLGASQSA